A region from the Pseudomonas cucumis genome encodes:
- a CDS encoding ABC transporter ATP-binding protein, translating into MANLKIKNLQKGFEGFSIIKGIDLEVNDKEFVVFVGPSGCGKSTLLRLIAGLEEVSGGTIELDGRDITEVSPAKRDLAMVFQTYALYPHMSVRKNMSFALDLAGVAKAEVEKKVGEAARILELGPMLERKPKQLSGGQRQRVAIGRAIVRNPKIFLFDEPLSNLDAALRVQMRLELLRLHKELQATMIYVTHDQVEAMTMADKVVVLNGGKIEQVGSPLDLYHQPANLFVAGFLGTPKMGFLKGKVTRVNGQSCEVLLDAGTRISLPLSAANLSVGGAVTLGIRPEHLELAQPGDCTLQVTADVSERLGSDTFCHVLTSSGEALTMRVRGDLASRYGETLSLHLDAEHCHLFDADGVALTRPLRAAA; encoded by the coding sequence ATGGCCAACCTGAAAATCAAGAATCTGCAAAAAGGCTTCGAAGGTTTTTCCATCATCAAAGGCATTGACCTCGAAGTGAATGACAAGGAATTCGTGGTGTTCGTCGGCCCGTCGGGCTGCGGCAAATCCACCCTGCTGCGGCTGATCGCCGGTCTTGAAGAAGTCAGCGGCGGCACCATCGAACTGGATGGCCGCGACATCACCGAGGTCAGCCCGGCCAAGCGCGACCTGGCGATGGTGTTCCAGACTTACGCCTTGTACCCACACATGAGCGTGCGCAAAAACATGTCGTTCGCTCTGGACCTGGCCGGTGTAGCGAAAGCCGAAGTTGAGAAAAAAGTCGGCGAGGCGGCGCGCATCCTCGAACTGGGGCCGATGCTGGAGCGCAAGCCGAAGCAACTGTCCGGTGGTCAGCGTCAACGCGTGGCGATCGGCCGGGCGATCGTGCGCAACCCGAAAATTTTCCTGTTCGACGAACCGCTGTCCAACCTCGACGCCGCCCTGCGGGTGCAGATGCGCCTGGAACTGTTGCGCCTGCACAAAGAACTGCAAGCCACGATGATCTACGTGACCCACGACCAGGTCGAAGCCATGACCATGGCCGACAAAGTCGTCGTCCTCAATGGCGGCAAAATCGAGCAAGTCGGTTCGCCACTGGACCTGTATCACCAGCCGGCCAACCTGTTTGTCGCAGGCTTCCTCGGCACGCCGAAAATGGGCTTCCTCAAGGGAAAAGTCACCCGCGTTAACGGCCAAAGCTGCGAAGTGCTGTTGGACGCCGGCACTCGCATCAGCCTGCCGTTGAGCGCTGCCAATCTGAGCGTCGGTGGCGCAGTGACCCTGGGCATTCGCCCGGAACACCTAGAGTTGGCGCAACCCGGCGACTGCACGCTGCAAGTGACCGCCGACGTCAGCGAACGCCTGGGCAGCGACACCTTCTGCCACGTCCTTACGTCTTCCGGCGAAGCGCTGACCATGCGTGTTCGCGGCGATCTGGCCAGCCGTTATGGTGAAACCCTGAGCCTGCACCTGGATGCCGAACACTGCCATTTATTCGACGCCGACGGCGTGGCGCTGACCCGTCCACTGCGCGCCGCTGCCTGA